The region GGCTATGGAATCCGGCATGAAGCCTCTCATTCTTGTCGCTTACCGCCAAATCTTTGCCACTATCGCCACCTTTCCCGTCGCATTTTTTCTTGAACGGTACGTACTATCTATCTATACATATGACTtagtttgttaaaaaaacatatgactTAGTCAACTAACAGTTTTGGACATGcattattatatgattaacaAAATTGCATTCATGAAATGTTGAATTCATATTGTTTCTTGGACAACATTGTTATAAGATATAAGTTTAGTTCTATTAGTTTTGAGCTTCAAATTAATTAAGGTTTTCTTACATGCTTCTTGAGTCTATGTTTTAAGAAGATCAGCAATAGAACTAAAATTTCGGTTGTCAACTTCAATACTTAAATTTTTCTTCTAGTGTTGTTTTGGTTGAAGTTAACATGTGGTTCGTCTTACGTCTAACTGAGAAAGTACAAAACGATTGTAGAACGATTTTCCCTCTTCGACTTTTCTGGCATCAaccaaactatttttttttcaaccaaacTAATTACTTTCCAAAGTTTAACGAAAGGCTACTTTTAACTAATTAACATGAAGTATCACTTACATTTAAGATTTTTGTCTGGTCAAGACTTTTTAATGTTACTCCAGTAAGCTAATTAATACTATTGTTAGTTTGAATGGATTTTAGCTAATTAAATTTCAACATTTAAGATGAGTTGGCAACTAATAAATTTCCaatgattaaataataattaagaaaatgaaattaaCACGGCATCGTTTTATTTTCCGGAGATTAACCTATATACGCATAGTATTATGGTAGCTATAGATTTGTTAATGACTAACTATTTACCGTTATTTTTAAGAGTCTCTACGGTCATAGTATCGTCAATCATAGTCTTTTTGTCGAATTGTACGTAATTAATCATATAGTTTCCGGTTCTCGAGAGAAACAAATGAGAAATGTGACGCAGTCTCACACAATCCATGCGTCACGTTTCTTTCTTAAACGGAAAGCACAaacagacaaaacaaaacatggtgCCTGGAGAATAAAGCGTCGCACGTGCGTCTACGACGCCGTTTACCTGTTTCCATCATTAGTTCTAGAATTAAGATGTAAATTTGATTGTTAAATCCTTTAGCCCTGAGTCATTTGGGATGAAAAACTATGTTTTCATTATCACATTCGATGTTAAACTAATTACTTGATTAATGATTACTGGCTAACGGAAACGTAAATCACATGGTTTCTTGTGCAGTAAGACAAGACCGAAGATCACACTAAGGGTTCTTGTCCAAATCTTCTTCTGCTCCATCACCgggtatatacatatatacactttACCTGCCAACTGCAATCTCATTTTATAAACTGTATTATTATACTTATCTTAAACAAAGCAATGAATTCTTAGTACTTAATAAAACAGAGTTCTTATAACGTTGTTTATCTTGATTTTCTCGCAGTGTGACCGGGAACCAAGTGCTCTACTTCATAGGACTTCAGAATTCATCTCCCACCATTGCTTGTGCCTTAACTAATCTCTTGCCGGCGGTCACTTTCCTCCTCGCCGCAATCTTCAGGTTATCTATATTATATCTATATGAATCTACCCTTAATAAAGTTTCCATCATATACTAAACTCGTTTGTGGTAActttttaaaaactcaaaacaacATTTTCAGACAAGAAGCTGTAGGGATTAGAAAGGCATCAGGACAAGCCAAGGTGATAGGGACAGTAGTATGTGTGGCCGGAGCCATGGTTCTTTCCTTCTACCATGGTCACACCATTGGCATTGGAGAGTCCAAGATCCATTGGGCTTATGCTCAAAACATCACTAACCATGGTTCCGATTCCAACGGTTCTAACTTCTTCTTGGGGCCTTTCATGATCATGGCAGCCGCCGTTTCGTGTGCCGTTTGGTTCATTATTCAGGTGACTCATATACtaagtatataaaaaaatttctctaaACAGAAAattgtttcttcaaaaaaatatactaagTATATATAGCTTGTTATCAGTTTCTATCTGGAAAACCATTTTCAAACAAACTGAAATAGCAGATACCTAAAATTGAACTAATTTCCAATTTAGCTATTgccaaattttcttttcttttataattaagAATCATTAGATTGTTTTTGTATAtcttcaaataatttattttcaaaaataaaactgaataGACACAATTATTtattccaaaccaaaattaaatttctaaccAAAAAAGTCTAACAATATAATTGAATAAATACATATACTGAACACTTTTGTGTTGATTTATAAAGATAGTCAAAATTAAAGCCACTACTCATCATAATCTATACAGATTATTATGGttgattgttttttgtttgtttgctaCAGACGAAAATGAGTGAAACATTTGCAGCACCATACACGAGCACACTTCTAATGTGTTTGATGGGAAGTATCGAATGTGGAGGCATCGCTTTGATCTCCGATCACAACCTCGCTGATTGGTCTCTCGGCTCTCCTCTCCGTCTCATCTCCGCCCTTTACGCCGTAAGTCCATTTACATATACTAATGATTAGAAAATAATCTTAACTAAGCAAAGCATAtctgatatataattttaaacgcAGGGAGTGGTGGCGTCTGCGTTAGCGTTCTGCTTAATGTCATGGGCAATACAGATAAAAGGTCCTCTCTACGTATCTGTTTTCAGCCCATTACTGCTTGTAGTTGTCGCCGTTTTCAGCTGGACTCTTCTTGAAGAAAAACTCTACACCGGCACGTATGTTTTCTATGCTATCGCTTATAAAACCGGATGATGATGCATGCTGATTTAGAtgatatgtatgtatgtattaGGTTTATGGGATCAGCACTTGTGGTTATTGGGCTGTATGGCGTTTTGTGGGGTAAAGACAGAGAGATGAATGAGAATCAAGACCAAGAAGAGAACCAAAAGAAGGTGAAACAACAACACGCAGCCAAATGTGATGTTAACGAAGATATTGAATCGAGATTGCCTacgggaggaggaggagcagcaTCAGGTAGTGGCAACGGTGCCGGTAGACTTATCTCGCCTTAAAATGTTGTTGCTTCTTCATCATATAAGTATGAGCTATTATGAGTC is a window of Raphanus sativus cultivar WK10039 unplaced genomic scaffold, ASM80110v3 Scaffold3846, whole genome shotgun sequence DNA encoding:
- the LOC130506974 gene encoding WAT1-related protein At1g09380-like, giving the protein MVKSRDLLPSLAMVLVQIGYAGMNITSKMAMESGMKPLILVAYRQIFATIATFPVAFFLERKTRPKITLRVLVQIFFCSITGVTGNQVLYFIGLQNSSPTIACALTNLLPAVTFLLAAIFRQEAVGIRKASGQAKVIGTVVCVAGAMVLSFYHGHTIGIGESKIHWAYAQNITNHGSDSNGSNFFLGPFMIMAAAVSCAVWFIIQTKMSETFAAPYTSTLLMCLMGSIECGGIALISDHNLADWSLGSPLRLISALYAGVVASALAFCLMSWAIQIKGPLYVSVFSPLLLVVVAVFSWTLLEEKLYTGTFMGSALVVIGLYGVLWGKDREMNENQDQEENQKKVKQQHAAKCDVNEDIESRLPTGGGGAASGSGNGAGRLISP